The Oncorhynchus masou masou isolate Uvic2021 chromosome 6, UVic_Omas_1.1, whole genome shotgun sequence genome has a window encoding:
- the LOC135541714 gene encoding uncharacterized protein LOC135541714, with translation MIHGPEPVVMIHGPEPVVMIHGPEPEVMIHDLEPVVMIHGPEPVVMIHVKIKGTEPPAAVPSPEPPATVPSPEPVATVPSPEPAATVPSPEPPATVPSPEPVATGPSPEPVATVPSPEPAATVPSPEPAATVPSPEPPATVPSPEPVATVPSPEPVAMVPSLEPAATVPSPEPVATVPSPEPVATVPSPEPAATVPSLEPPATVPSPEPVATGPSPEPVAMVPSPEPVAMVPSPEPAATVPTTVHSPEPAATVHSPEPAATVPSPQGRSPVPEPPAMNHGPVPPVTIHGPESPATIHGPVPRKQTDQRAERGLRPEPEPPPRIDASRTLPYRVRF, from the exons atgatccatggtccggagcctgtagtgatgatccatggcccggaacctgtagtgatgatccatggcccggagcctgaaGTGATGATCCATGAtctggagcctgtagtgatgatccatggcccggagcctgtagtgatgatccatg TGAAAATCAAGGGCACGGAGCCTCCAGCagcggtccccagtccggagcctccagcgacggtccccagtccagagcctgtagcgacggtccccagtccggagcctgcagcgacagtccccagtccggagcctccagcgacggtccccagtccggagcctgtagCGACGGGCCCCAGTCCAGAGCCTgtagcgacggtccccagtccagagcctgcagcgacggtccccagtccggagcctgcagcgacggtccccagtccggagcctccagcgacggtccccagtccagagcctgtagcaacggtccccagtccagagcctgtAGCAATGGTCCCCAGtctggagcctgcagcgacggtccccagtccggagcctgtagcgacggtccccagtccagagcctgtagcgacggtccccagtccggagcctgcagcgacagtccccagtctggagcctccagcgacggtccccagtccggagcctgtagCGACGGGCCCCAGTCCAGAGCCTGTAGcgatggtccccagtccagagcctgtagcgatggtccccagtccagagcctgcagcgacggtcccca cgacggtccacagtccggagcctgcagcgacggtccacagtccggagcctgcagcgacggtccccagtccacaGGGACGGTCCCCAGTcccagagcctccggcgatgaaccatggtccggttcctccggtaacgatccacggtccggagtcTCCGGCAACGATCCACGGTCCAGTTCCACGGAAGCAGACGGATCAGCGTGCGGAGCGGGGACTACGTCCcgaaccggagccgccaccgaggaTAGATGCctcccggaccctcccctatagagtcaggttttgA